In Brevibacillus marinus, the genomic window ATTTCCGCATATACCAAGGGATCAAGCGGCAGGAAGGGCGCTCCGAAGCAGGTGGAAAACTCGGTCTGCGGCGTGGTTACGCCCCGCTCCGTACCGGCCATCTTGCTGGTGTACCCGGACAGGAAGTGATACATCGCCTGCTCTTTCGTCAGCTTGGAGATCGGCGGAATCACCCCAAACGAGTCCGCGGTGAGGAAAATGATCACCTCCGGATGACCGCCCACGCCGGGGATCACGGCACCGGGAATCTTCTCCACCGGATAGGCTGCACGCGTGTTCTCCGTGTACCGATCGCTGTCGTAGTCCGCTTTACGCGTCAGCGGATCGACATCGACATTCTCCAGCACCGTACCGAAGCTGATCGCCTGCCAAATCTGCGGTTCTCCTTCTTTGGACAGCCGAATGCACTTGGCGTAGCAGCCTCCCTCGATGTTGAACACGCCGTTTTCCGACCAGCCGTGTTCGTCGTCGCCGATCAAAAAGCGGTTGGGATCGGCCGAGAGGGTCGTTTTGCCCGTTCCGGAAAGGCCGAAAAAGAGGGCAACCTTGCCGTCTTGGCCCACATTGGCGGAGCAGTGCATGGAGAGGACGTTTTTCTCCGGCAGCAGGTAGTTCATCACGGTGAAGATCGACTTTTTCATCTCGCCCGCGTATTCCGTTCCGCCGATGAGAATGGTCTTGCGTTCAAAGCTGATGATGATAAACGTCTCCGAGCGGGTGCCGTGCACGGCCGGATCCGCCTTGAACCCCGGCGCGGAAATGATCGTAAAGTCCGGCTCATGCGCGGCCAACTCCGCCGCCGTCGGACGGATAAACAACTGATGCGCGAACAGGTTGTGCCAAGCGTACTCGTTGACGACGCGCAGCGGCAGACGATACGCTTGCTCCGCACCGGCGAACCCGTCGAACACAAACAGTTCTTTCCCCTGCAAATAGTCCAGGACATCGCCGTAGAGGCGGGCAAACTGATCGGCAGCGATCGGCTGGTTGGTCGGCCCCCAGTTGATCTTGCCGCGCACCGACTCCTCTTCCACAAAAAATTTATCTTTGGGAGAACGCCCCGTATATTTGCCGGTCAGTGTATTCAGCGCTCCCTGATCCGTCAGCACGCCCTCGCCCCGCTTCACGGCGATTTCGACGAGCTGCGGCACCGACAGGTTGTATTTCACATCGGAGTGCGCAAGCACCTCGCGCAGTGTTTTAGCCGTCTTGATTTCCATCTGAACGATCTCCTTCCCACACAGTCCCACTTTGTGATTATCTAATTACGCAGTTCGTTGATAAATAGTATATCACATTACTTCAATTAAGCCACATAATTTTGCGGAGATGTGTGAAAAAAATGTGAAGACCCTTCTTTACGAAATGTCGCGTACCGCGGGGGAAGGTCGTTCCGCTTCGCCGCCGCCCGCCAAGCTCGTGAGCCGCAGCAGCGCATCCAGCTTTAACTGGTCGCGCAGGGCGCCTGTTTGCCGGATGGACTGGCGGGCATGCAGGTAGCTCAGTTCGTCGCCGGAAAACAGCCGCACCAAATCCCGCTCGCGCCCGGACAGCAGCAAATCGCTCTGCACTTCCTGCGGCCACTCGCCCAGCGTACACCCGTCGCTCGAAAAGGAGAGCATGAGCCCTGTGTCCCGATCTTCGATGTACAGCCCGATCCGGCGTTCCCAGCCCTTGGTCAGCGTCCGCAGGAACGTCTTTGCCGCCAATCGTTGTTGAAACGCACGCACACTGTCCGCGATTGTTACTACCATGCCCATCCCTCCACCCGTCTTATGCGCAGAAAGCTTCGCGACGGGCTGCGTCGAATCCTTTGACGAGAAAAGG contains:
- the pckA gene encoding phosphoenolpyruvate carboxykinase (ATP), yielding MEIKTAKTLREVLAHSDVKYNLSVPQLVEIAVKRGEGVLTDQGALNTLTGKYTGRSPKDKFFVEEESVRGKINWGPTNQPIAADQFARLYGDVLDYLQGKELFVFDGFAGAEQAYRLPLRVVNEYAWHNLFAHQLFIRPTAAELAAHEPDFTIISAPGFKADPAVHGTRSETFIIISFERKTILIGGTEYAGEMKKSIFTVMNYLLPEKNVLSMHCSANVGQDGKVALFFGLSGTGKTTLSADPNRFLIGDDEHGWSENGVFNIEGGCYAKCIRLSKEGEPQIWQAISFGTVLENVDVDPLTRKADYDSDRYTENTRAAYPVEKIPGAVIPGVGGHPEVIIFLTADSFGVIPPISKLTKEQAMYHFLSGYTSKMAGTERGVTTPQTEFSTCFGAPFLPLDPLVYAEMLGKKIVQHNVRVYLVNTGWTGGPVGVGKRMNLAYTRAMVAAAINGELENVSFVTDPVFGVEVPTSCPGVPAEVLQPRNTWADKAAYDRQASDLAGRFAENFRKKFPQAAEIAQHGPRI
- a CDS encoding SCP-2 sterol transfer family protein — encoded protein: MVVTIADSVRAFQQRLAAKTFLRTLTKGWERRIGLYIEDRDTGLMLSFSSDGCTLGEWPQEVQSDLLLSGRERDLVRLFSGDELSYLHARQSIRQTGALRDQLKLDALLRLTSLAGGGEAERPSPAVRDIS